From the genome of Methylocystis echinoides:
CGACGACGAGCACCGTGAGGCCGGCGCTCTCGCGGGCGATGTCGGTCAGCACCAGGCGGACGCGGCGGGCGAATTCTTCGAGCGTCTCGCCCTCGGGCGCCGCGAAGTCGGGCTTGCGCGAGAGATAATGCGGATAGTCGTCGGCGTATTTGACCTGCACCTCGGCGTGGGTGTGGCCTTGCCAGGCGCCGTCGTCCTTCTCGCGCAGCCGCTGCGTCGCGCGAACCTCGAGCCCGCGCGACGCGGCGATGGGCGCGGCGGTGGCGAGGGCGCGGCGGAGATCGCTCGCGTAGACGCGGTCGAAATGGGCGCCGTCCAGCTCATGCGCGAGCGCCTGCGCCTGGGCGCGGCCGCGCGCATTGAGGGCAATGTCGAACTGGCCCTGGAAACGACGTTCAATATTCCAATTTGTCTCGCCGTGGCGGGCGAGACAGATGATCGTTCGGGTCATCGCTCGTCTTGGCGCGGCGCACGGGCCGCTCGCGCGCGGGCTCTCGCGCAAAATTCGCCCGCCGCGCCGTTACGCGACGGCTGTTCTGCCCTATCCCGCCGGAAAAGTCAGTCGCCTTTTGGCGAAAACGCCTGCCCTTGACTTGCGTCAATGCCGCGCGGCGTAGGTGAACTCGCCGGCGCGAATGTGGCCGGGCAGCGTCTCGACGAAGCGCGCGACCGCCTCTTCGCCATAGGTCGCGACGAGCTCGCGCAGCGCCGCCGACAACGCCGCCTGGGCGAAGGACTCGCTTTCAATTCCCGCCAAAATCGCCTCGGCGAAGGCTTCGGTCACATAGGCCAAAGCGGCGCGCTGCTGCTCGCCGCCGGTGTCGTCGAAAGTCGCTAGGTTCAGCTGCATCATGCGATGCACTTTAGACAAGGCGCCCGCCGGGCGCGACCGGCCTCTTTCCAAAAGGTTAATTCCAGCTTGCAGATAATCTTAAGGACTGCCGAATCGATAACTCACGTCGCGCGAGATTTTGGCGGCCTCGTCGAGATAACGCGCGGTCGCGTCTTTGGCGTTCTGCGTGCAGACCCGATAGGTCAGCTCATAGCCGCGGAAGCCGCGATTGAAGGCCGCGACGTATTTGTCGCGCCGCGGCCCGCTCGGCGCTTCCGCCTCGAGCAGCGCGGACATTTTGTCGCGCCAGTCGCCGCCGTCCTTCGCCTGGCAGAGATCGCGCAGAAAGGCGAGCGCGCCAAGCACTTCAGACAGCCTCATAAGCTGCCCCGCATAGGGCGGGGGCGGGGCCTCGCCGCCCGGAGCGCCGGGCTTGGCGGCGGTCTCCGGCTGCCCCTTGGCGGGCTCGCCTTTTTTCTTGGCCTTGGCGGCGGCCGCGGCGTCGGGACGTTTTTTCTCTTTCTGGGGAACGTCGCGCGCCGGGGCCGAGCGCGGCGCCGCGCGTTCGGGCCGGTCGGGGCCGAAGAGATTGTCGAAGATCCCCTGCGCCCCGGCTTCGAAGCTCAAGAGAGAGGCGCAGGCGAGCGCCAATGGGGCGACGCTGCGTCTCATGGATAGAGGCGCTCCTTGCGCCAGTCCTGGCCAGGAGCCTCACGGAAGAAGCGCAGGCGGTCGTGCAGACGGAAGGGTCGGTCCTGCCAAAACTCCATGGCGATCGGCTTGATGCGGAAGCCGCGCCAATAGGGCGGCCGCGGAATGTCGCCAATCGCATATTTCGCCGCATATGACGCCACCGATTTCTCCAGCGCGAAGCGGCTCTCGAGCGGGCGCGACTGCTGGCTGGCCCACGCCCCGATGCGCGAGTCGCGCGGGCGGCTGGCGTAATAGGCGTCGGATTCCGCCTCGCTCACCGCCTCGACCGGGCCGCGCAGGCGCACCTGACGGCGCAGCGATTTCCAGTGGAAGAGGGCCGCCGCCTTCATATTGGCGGCGAGCTGTCGCCCCTTGGCGCTCTCCGCGTTGGTGTAGAAGACGAAGCCCTCCGGGCTCCACTCCTTCATCAGCACCATGCGCGCGTCCGGCAGGCCGTCGGCGTCGGCCGTCGCCACCGCCATGGCCTCGGGGTCGTTAACTTCCTTGGCCTGCGCATCCTCAAACCATCTTCCGAAAAGATCAAACGGCTCTACGGCTTCGACAAAGTCACCCGACGTTAACGCGTTCACGGGAAAATCCTCTCCTGGGAGGCGCCTGATCCGGGCGCGGCGCGTTGGAAGGCAGCCCTTTGCAGTTCTTGAGTATCAGACATATAACCGACAGCCTCATTGCTCAATTCCCGCGCTTCGGGGCCGTTGGCGCCATCATGCTCGCCTGCGCCGCCTCTGGGTGCTCGATCGCCATTCCGATGGCGTCTTCTCCCAATTCAGCGCTGTGGCGGGGCGCGCCCGACGACGCGACCGGCTCCATCGCCAAGCCTGCGCCGAAGCTCTCCCGCCATCTCGACGCCGAAGACCTGCGCCGCGCCATGGCGGCGATGAGCACCGCGCTCGATCCGCAAGGCTCCGGGGCGAGCGTTCATTGGGACAATCCGCAGACTGGCGCCAAGGGCTCCTTCACGCCGCTTGGACAGGCCTATCCGCTCGACGGCAAAATCTGCCGCGCCTTTGTCGCCGACATAGAAGCGGGCGAGACCGACGAGAAATTGCAAGGCGCCGCCTGCCGAGAGAAGTCGGCCGACTGGGCGCTGACCGAGGCCAAGCTCCGGAAAATCTAATTCTTGCGGTCGATCAGCCACAGCGCCGCGACGAAAAACCCCTTTGAGATCGGCAGAAAGAGCAGCGTGGCGACGATCGTCACGACCACGAGAATCGCCGCCTCCTGCCAATAGGGCATGAGTTCGCCGCGCTCGAGGACGATGAGCAACGGCACGACGATATGGGCGACGAGGCCGATGGTGAGCCACGCCGGGCCGTCGTCGGCGTCCAATCCCTCGAAGGTCTCGCCGCAATGCGCGCAGCGGTCCCGACGTTTCAGGTAGCCTTGAAAAATGCGCCCTTCGCCGCAGCGGGGGCATTTCATCGACGCGCCGCGCCACAGCGTCAGGGGCGCCGAGGCTGCGGCGCGCGGGGAAAGGTCTTTCTCGGTCATAAGGCTTTGTTCACCTTCGGCGGGCGCGAATCAAGGGGGCCCGATTCGACCCCGTTTTGTGCGCCTTTTCTTCTCCCGGCTCCCAAAACGGGGCGCCCCCGCGACCGAGCCGCTAAAGCGTCCGATAAGGTTTCTCATTCACGCCGCGCGGGGTAACCTTTCATCTAAAGCCATTTGGAGCCAGACATGTCCGAGCCCTTCGGCAAGCGCCGCCTCATTGTGACCAGTCTTCTCGCGCTGCTCGTCATCCCGGTCTTTTTCCTGTCGGTGCGCGCCTTCGCCGCCTGGCGGGCGGGCT
Proteins encoded in this window:
- a CDS encoding DUF983 domain-containing protein yields the protein MTEKDLSPRAAASAPLTLWRGASMKCPRCGEGRIFQGYLKRRDRCAHCGETFEGLDADDGPAWLTIGLVAHIVVPLLIVLERGELMPYWQEAAILVVVTIVATLLFLPISKGFFVAALWLIDRKN
- a CDS encoding RT0821/Lpp0805 family surface protein, yielding MSIRHITDSLIAQFPRFGAVGAIMLACAASGCSIAIPMASSPNSALWRGAPDDATGSIAKPAPKLSRHLDAEDLRRAMAAMSTALDPQGSGASVHWDNPQTGAKGSFTPLGQAYPLDGKICRAFVADIEAGETDEKLQGAACREKSADWALTEAKLRKI
- a CDS encoding TIGR02301 family protein, translating into MRRSVAPLALACASLLSFEAGAQGIFDNLFGPDRPERAAPRSAPARDVPQKEKKRPDAAAAAKAKKKGEPAKGQPETAAKPGAPGGEAPPPPYAGQLMRLSEVLGALAFLRDLCQAKDGGDWRDKMSALLEAEAPSGPRRDKYVAAFNRGFRGYELTYRVCTQNAKDATARYLDEAAKISRDVSYRFGSP
- the pdxH gene encoding pyridoxamine 5'-phosphate oxidase, whose translation is MNALTSGDFVEAVEPFDLFGRWFEDAQAKEVNDPEAMAVATADADGLPDARMVLMKEWSPEGFVFYTNAESAKGRQLAANMKAAALFHWKSLRRQVRLRGPVEAVSEAESDAYYASRPRDSRIGAWASQQSRPLESRFALEKSVASYAAKYAIGDIPRPPYWRGFRIKPIAMEFWQDRPFRLHDRLRFFREAPGQDWRKERLYP